From Halotia branconii CENA392, the proteins below share one genomic window:
- a CDS encoding cyanophycinase, translated as MTQAFPNIARWLKTVGSNLMKMGASIITRLTAYLKPNFQSNTLDVHPSLAGPVLNIGGGGIDVEEAIQWMINQVRGTTNHTSKVNVIVLRTYGDDDYNRLIYAMKGVNYVETLVISNKNDANKAEIVQKVRNADVIFFAGGDQCQYIRSWKNSKLETAIESVYAKGGAIGGTSAGAMIQSQYIYDACASSEEGIETKDALVDPYKDITFTYNLFPWKYLKGTIIDTHFDRRKRMGRIMAFIARQIQDGVSQSVLGIAISEETSVVVDKYGLAKVMGRGAAYFVLGDHQPEVCKPRTPLTFSDYKIWRVPYGDTFDLKNRPTRGYYLRSVRQGRFSSDPY; from the coding sequence ATGACACAGGCATTTCCCAATATAGCAAGATGGTTGAAGACTGTAGGAAGTAATTTGATGAAGATGGGAGCTTCAATCATCACCCGTCTTACAGCATACCTGAAACCCAACTTCCAGAGCAACACTCTCGATGTTCATCCCTCCTTAGCTGGGCCTGTCCTGAATATAGGTGGAGGTGGCATTGATGTAGAGGAAGCCATCCAGTGGATGATTAACCAAGTCAGAGGAACTACTAACCACACCTCCAAAGTTAATGTTATTGTACTTCGCACTTACGGCGATGACGATTATAATCGGCTGATTTATGCCATGAAAGGCGTGAACTATGTTGAGACTTTAGTAATTAGCAATAAAAACGATGCTAATAAAGCTGAGATTGTACAAAAAGTGAGAAATGCTGATGTCATCTTCTTTGCTGGTGGCGACCAATGCCAATACATCCGCAGTTGGAAAAACAGTAAGCTAGAGACTGCCATTGAATCAGTTTATGCCAAAGGCGGTGCTATTGGTGGCACTAGCGCAGGAGCAATGATCCAAAGTCAATATATCTACGATGCTTGTGCTTCTTCTGAAGAAGGCATTGAAACTAAAGATGCACTTGTTGATCCCTATAAGGATATTACCTTCACTTACAACTTGTTTCCTTGGAAATATCTCAAAGGAACTATTATAGATACCCACTTTGACAGACGTAAAAGAATGGGTAGAATAATGGCTTTTATTGCCCGTCAAATTCAAGATGGTGTATCACAAAGTGTTTTAGGAATAGCCATTAGTGAGGAGACATCGGTTGTTGTAGATAAATATGGTTTGGCGAAAGTTATGGGTAGAGGTGCAGCATATTTTGTATTAGGAGATCATCAGCCTGAAGTATGCAAACCCCGAACTCCTCTAACATTTTCCGACTACAAAATTTGGAGAGTTCCCTATGGTGATACTTTCGATTTAAAAAACAGACCCACAAGAGGTTATTATCTCAGAAGTGTTAGGCAGGGAAGATTTAGCTCAGATCCTTATTGA
- a CDS encoding IscS subfamily cysteine desulfurase, producing the protein MSNHPIYLDCHATTPVDERVLAAMLPYFTEKFGNPSSISHVYGWEAEAAVKQTRETLAAAINATPEEIVFTSGATEANNLAIKGVAEAYFQKGQHIITIATEHSAVLDPCQYLKTLGFEITILPVKKDGIIDLTQLETAIRPETILVSVMAANNEIGVLQPLAEISAICRDRQVLFHTDAAQAIGKIPLDVEAMKIDLMSLTAHKVYGPKGIGALYVRRRNPRVQIAPQQHGGGHERGMRSGTLYTPQIVGFGKAVEIALTEQATETQRLTQLRQRLWEELSQVEKVHLNGNATQRLAGNLNISVEGVDGAALLLGLQPVMAVSSGSACSSTTTAPSHVLTALGHSEKLAYASVRFGIGRFNTQAEIDIVAKHAIATIQSLRKQATLV; encoded by the coding sequence ATGTCTAATCACCCTATATATCTCGATTGCCATGCTACTACACCTGTAGATGAACGAGTATTAGCAGCAATGCTCCCATACTTTACAGAAAAATTTGGCAATCCATCTAGTATTAGCCATGTTTATGGTTGGGAAGCAGAAGCAGCCGTCAAACAAACACGGGAAACTTTAGCAGCAGCAATTAACGCCACGCCGGAAGAAATTGTTTTTACTAGCGGTGCAACAGAAGCGAATAATTTAGCGATTAAAGGTGTTGCTGAAGCTTATTTTCAAAAAGGTCAACATATTATTACTATTGCGACTGAACATAGTGCAGTGCTTGACCCTTGCCAATATTTGAAAACACTGGGTTTTGAAATTACTATTCTGCCAGTTAAAAAAGACGGAATAATTGATTTAACTCAGTTAGAAACAGCTATTCGTCCTGAAACAATTTTGGTATCAGTAATGGCTGCAAATAATGAAATAGGAGTATTACAGCCTTTAGCTGAGATTAGCGCAATCTGCCGCGATCGCCAAGTTTTATTTCACACAGATGCAGCCCAAGCTATTGGTAAAATTCCTTTAGATGTGGAAGCGATGAAAATTGACTTGATGTCGCTAACTGCCCATAAAGTCTACGGCCCTAAAGGTATTGGGGCGTTATATGTGCGTAGGCGCAACCCCAGAGTCCAAATTGCCCCCCAACAGCATGGCGGTGGACATGAACGAGGGATGCGTTCTGGGACTCTGTATACGCCCCAAATTGTCGGCTTTGGTAAAGCTGTAGAAATAGCTTTGACAGAACAAGCGACAGAAACTCAACGTCTCACCCAGTTAAGGCAAAGATTGTGGGAAGAACTTTCTCAAGTAGAAAAAGTTCACCTCAACGGAAATGCTACCCAACGACTAGCAGGAAACTTGAATATCAGCGTTGAGGGAGTAGATGGGGCTGCACTTTTACTAGGATTACAGCCAGTGATGGCAGTATCTTCTGGTTCTGCTTGTTCGTCAACAACTACTGCACCTTCTCATGTGCTGACAGCATTGGGACATTCAGAAAAATTAGCTTATGCTTCAGTGCGATTTGGTATTGGACGTTTTAATACTCAAGCAGAGATTGATATTGTAGCGAAACATGCGATCGCTACTATTCAAAGTTTACGCAAGCAAGCAACATTGGTTTAG
- a CDS encoding restriction endonuclease subunit R, which yields MIQVIQAQNVGLAYLEERFNLQLAENDAFFTEWLEKLSEITVLEKQSLDKVKFHFLRLVKHPPLSEETVKLVVLSPILSLAGFYDEPFLIRSEQSIEISADDEGEVVRGRINILIIQEQLWLLVIESKKPSFSVLGAIPQALTYMLANPNPKKPVFGLVTNGSHFTFLKLAQEIINQYAMSDEFTLLKRENELYKVLSVLKKLSEILS from the coding sequence ATGATTCAAGTCATCCAAGCACAAAATGTCGGACTGGCCTATCTGGAAGAAAGATTTAATCTGCAATTAGCAGAAAATGATGCATTTTTTACAGAATGGCTAGAAAAATTATCAGAAATTACGGTTTTAGAAAAACAATCTTTAGATAAGGTAAAATTTCACTTTCTTCGCTTAGTGAAACATCCTCCATTGTCAGAAGAAACGGTGAAATTAGTAGTATTATCTCCTATACTTAGTCTAGCTGGATTTTATGATGAACCTTTTTTAATTAGAAGTGAACAATCGATAGAAATATCTGCGGACGATGAAGGGGAAGTTGTCAGAGGTAGAATTAATATTTTAATTATTCAAGAACAATTATGGTTATTAGTAATTGAATCCAAAAAACCCAGTTTTTCTGTTTTGGGAGCTATTCCTCAAGCACTTACTTACATGCTAGCGAATCCTAATCCGAAAAAGCCTGTGTTTGGATTAGTTACTAATGGCAGTCATTTTACTTTTTTGAAACTAGCTCAGGAAATTATAAATCAGTATGCTATGTCTGACGAATTTACGCTTTTAAAACGTGAAAATGAATTGTATAAAGTTCTCAGTGTTTTAAAAAAACTAAGTGAAATTTTGAGTTAA
- a CDS encoding Uma2 family endonuclease → MSIPVLEQPTEEKLVTVRGISWEQFKIIEAQLESNREVRLTYLAGVMEIMSPVGDKHEYVKTTLGYLLEAYMKELGIRFYGRGGFTIEEPGYASGTPDESYCIGSNKETPDIVIEIIVTSGTINRKELYKPKKVPEVWFWKSNSIKIFRLTEQGEYCEVDRSGFFSDLDPTLLLHYIAMPDQYDAVQEFIQVVRNELNR, encoded by the coding sequence ATGAGTATCCCAGTTTTAGAGCAGCCGACAGAAGAAAAATTGGTAACTGTGCGCGGTATTTCTTGGGAGCAGTTCAAAATTATAGAAGCACAGTTAGAAAGTAACCGAGAAGTCAGACTAACCTATTTAGCAGGGGTAATGGAAATTATGTCTCCCGTAGGAGATAAGCATGAGTATGTGAAAACAACTCTCGGTTATTTACTAGAAGCTTACATGAAAGAGTTGGGTATCCGGTTTTACGGTCGCGGTGGTTTTACCATAGAAGAACCTGGGTATGCTTCTGGTACACCTGATGAGTCTTATTGCATTGGAAGCAATAAAGAAACACCAGACATTGTAATTGAAATTATCGTCACCAGTGGAACTATTAACAGGAAAGAGTTATATAAACCCAAAAAAGTGCCTGAAGTTTGGTTTTGGAAATCAAACTCTATAAAAATATTCCGCCTGACTGAGCAAGGCGAATATTGTGAAGTAGACCGGAGTGGATTTTTTTCCGATTTAGACCCTACTTTACTGCTACATTATATTGCTATGCCTGACCAGTATGATGCTGTGCAGGAATTTATTCAGGTTGTCCGGAATGAACTCAACAGATGA
- a CDS encoding MogA/MoaB family molybdenum cofactor biosynthesis protein produces MTSQPHPNLPGISVTCAVVTVSDTRSPQTDKSGQLIQQLLLDANHTVAAYAIIKDEPAQIQAQIELLGQNTNLDVVIFNGGTGIAPRDTTYDAIEKLLEKTLPGFGELFRFLSYQEIGSRAIASRAVAGIYQQKLIFSLPGSSNAVQLGMEKIILPELTHLVNQMKAH; encoded by the coding sequence ATGACATCACAACCTCACCCAAACTTACCAGGAATTTCAGTAACTTGTGCTGTTGTTACTGTCAGCGATACACGTTCTCCTCAAACAGACAAGAGTGGTCAGCTAATCCAACAATTGCTCCTTGATGCTAACCATACCGTAGCAGCCTATGCAATTATTAAAGATGAACCAGCGCAGATTCAAGCACAGATAGAACTGCTGGGTCAAAATACAAATTTAGACGTTGTAATTTTTAATGGTGGCACGGGAATAGCGCCGAGGGATACCACCTATGATGCTATTGAAAAGTTGCTAGAAAAAACCTTGCCGGGATTTGGCGAGTTGTTTCGATTTTTAAGTTACCAAGAAATTGGTTCACGAGCGATCGCCTCTCGCGCTGTTGCTGGTATTTATCAACAAAAATTAATCTTCTCTTTACCCGGTTCTAGTAACGCTGTGCAGTTAGGTATGGAAAAAATAATACTACCAGAACTTACCCATTTAGTCAATCAAATGAAAGCTCACTAG
- the psb28 gene encoding photosystem II reaction center protein Psb28 translates to MAKIQFSRGIDEEVIPEVRLTRSRSGDSGTATFIFTNPQILAQDSTEEVTGMYLIDEEGEIVTREVKGKFVNGKPEALEALHLMKSAEEWERFMRFMERYAAEHDLGFNKA, encoded by the coding sequence ATGGCGAAAATTCAGTTTTCTAGAGGTATTGACGAAGAAGTAATTCCAGAAGTACGCTTAACGCGATCGCGCAGTGGCGATAGTGGCACAGCAACGTTTATTTTTACAAATCCTCAGATTTTGGCTCAAGACAGCACCGAAGAAGTTACCGGTATGTACTTAATTGACGAAGAAGGAGAAATAGTTACCCGCGAAGTTAAGGGTAAATTCGTCAATGGTAAACCGGAAGCATTAGAAGCCCTTCATTTGATGAAATCGGCTGAAGAATGGGAACGTTTTATGCGTTTTATGGAGCGCTATGCCGCAGAACATGACTTGGGATTTAACAAAGCTTAA
- a CDS encoding polyribonucleotide nucleotidyltransferase has translation MAEVDKSISFDGRDIRLKVGLLAPQAGGSVLIESGDTAVLVTATRSKGREGIDFLPLTVDYEERMYAAGRIPGGIMRREGRPPEKAILTSRLIDRPLRPLFPSWLRDDLQIIAVTLSMDELVPPDVLAVTGASIATLIAQIPFNGPMAAVRVGLVGDDFIINPTYAEAENGDLDLVVAGSPDGVIMVEAGANQLPERDIIEAIDFGYEAVRDLIKAQQDLVAELGLTLVQEEPPEVDQTLENYIRDRASDEIKKILAQFQFTKAERDDALDAVKETIATAIAELPEEDPIKVASTANTKALGNTFKGITKHFMRRQIIEDNVRVDGRKLDEVRPVSCQVGVLPQRVHGSGLFNRGLTQVLSTCTLGTPGDAQNLNDDLQTDQSKRYLHHYNFPPFSVGETKPLRAPGRREIGHGALAERSLLPVLPPKEQFPYVIRVVSEVLSSNGSTSMGSVCGSTLSLMDAGVPILKPVSGAAMGLIKEGDEVRVLTDIQGIEDFLGDMDFKVAGTDTGITALQMDMKISGLSLEVIAQAVHQAKSARLHILEKMLQTIEQPRIETSPYAPRLLTIKIDPDMIGLVIGPGGKTIKGITEETGAKIDIEDDGTVTISAVDESKAKKARNIVQGMTRKLHEGDVYAGRITRIIPIGAFVEFLPGKEGMIHISQLADYRVGKVEDEVAVGDEVIIKVREIDNKGRINLTRLGIHPDQAAAAREAAAVNR, from the coding sequence ATGGCAGAAGTTGATAAGTCAATATCCTTCGATGGCAGGGATATTCGACTGAAGGTAGGCCTACTAGCTCCCCAGGCTGGTGGATCAGTTTTGATAGAATCAGGGGACACAGCTGTTTTGGTGACAGCTACGCGCTCAAAGGGTAGAGAAGGTATTGATTTTCTACCCCTTACCGTAGATTACGAAGAAAGAATGTATGCCGCGGGTAGGATTCCTGGAGGAATCATGCGGCGTGAAGGTCGTCCACCAGAAAAAGCAATTCTTACTAGTCGTTTGATAGACCGTCCCTTACGTCCTTTGTTCCCCTCATGGTTGCGGGATGACTTGCAAATTATCGCCGTAACACTGTCGATGGACGAGCTAGTTCCACCCGATGTATTAGCAGTTACAGGCGCTTCCATTGCTACCTTGATTGCTCAAATTCCCTTTAATGGGCCAATGGCAGCGGTACGAGTCGGTTTAGTGGGAGATGACTTTATTATTAACCCCACTTATGCAGAAGCTGAAAATGGAGACTTGGATCTAGTAGTAGCAGGTTCACCAGATGGCGTAATCATGGTGGAAGCAGGAGCCAATCAGTTGCCAGAGCGAGATATTATCGAGGCGATTGATTTTGGCTATGAAGCAGTGCGAGACTTAATCAAAGCACAGCAAGATTTAGTCGCAGAACTAGGTCTGACACTAGTCCAGGAAGAACCACCAGAAGTAGACCAAACTCTGGAAAATTATATCCGCGATCGCGCTAGCGATGAGATTAAGAAAATCCTGGCTCAATTTCAGTTTACCAAAGCCGAACGAGATGATGCTTTAGATGCAGTCAAAGAAACAATTGCTACTGCGATCGCCGAGCTACCAGAAGAAGACCCAATTAAAGTTGCCTCAACCGCAAATACCAAGGCATTGGGCAATACTTTTAAAGGCATTACCAAACACTTCATGCGTCGTCAAATCATTGAAGATAACGTGCGTGTGGATGGTCGTAAACTAGATGAAGTACGTCCTGTTTCTTGTCAAGTTGGGGTCTTACCTCAACGAGTCCACGGCAGCGGCTTATTCAACAGAGGGCTAACCCAAGTATTATCTACTTGTACTCTCGGTACACCGGGAGATGCCCAAAACCTCAACGATGATTTGCAAACAGACCAATCTAAACGCTACCTGCATCATTATAATTTCCCACCTTTTTCAGTTGGGGAAACCAAGCCATTACGCGCCCCTGGTAGAAGAGAAATTGGTCACGGCGCTTTAGCAGAGCGATCGCTTTTACCTGTGCTACCACCAAAAGAACAATTCCCCTACGTGATTCGTGTCGTATCGGAAGTGCTTTCTTCTAACGGTTCCACTTCAATGGGTTCGGTGTGTGGTTCGACCTTGTCGCTGATGGATGCTGGTGTCCCAATTCTTAAACCCGTTAGCGGTGCAGCAATGGGTCTAATTAAAGAAGGGGATGAAGTGCGAGTCCTCACCGACATTCAAGGCATTGAAGACTTTTTGGGCGATATGGACTTCAAAGTTGCCGGCACAGATACTGGCATTACCGCCTTACAGATGGATATGAAAATCTCCGGTCTGTCGTTAGAAGTTATTGCTCAAGCAGTCCACCAAGCTAAATCAGCTCGATTGCATATTCTAGAGAAAATGCTGCAAACAATCGAGCAACCACGTATTGAAACCTCACCTTATGCTCCACGTTTGCTGACAATCAAGATTGATCCAGACATGATCGGTCTTGTCATTGGCCCTGGAGGCAAAACAATTAAGGGCATCACTGAAGAAACAGGAGCCAAAATCGACATTGAAGATGATGGCACGGTGACAATTTCTGCTGTAGATGAGAGCAAAGCGAAAAAAGCCCGTAACATCGTTCAAGGCATGACTCGCAAGCTGCATGAAGGGGATGTTTATGCAGGTCGAATTACTCGAATTATCCCAATTGGTGCATTTGTGGAATTTTTGCCTGGGAAAGAAGGCATGATCCACATTTCTCAATTAGCTGACTACCGTGTGGGCAAAGTTGAAGATGAAGTTGCAGTCGGGGATGAAGTGATTATCAAAGTGCGCGAGATTGACAATAAGGGACGGATCAATCTCACACGCTTAGGTATCCACCCAGATCAAGCAGCTGCGGCGCGAGAAGCTGCGGCAGTAAATCGGTAA